The DNA sequence TCATTACCCCTGCTGCATCCGCTGCGGGGTTGATCTTGATGATTACAACACTGAAGAAGGCCAATGCAAAGCCTGCCTATTGCATGCTCCGGCATTTGATCGAACGCATTGCCTTGATCGCTACGATGGCGTCTTGCAGAATGCAATGCATCAGCTCAAATACCAACGGCGACTGGCCATTGCCGATGCCCTTGCCTTTGCCTGGAACCGTTTGGCACTACCGCACCTGAATACCTCGGAAGCAGCAGTGTTATTACCTGTGCCGCTCAGCACACAAAAACTCAATCACCGTGGCTTCAACCAATCTTGGGAAATAGCCAGGCGCATTCGATTACCACCTTCATTTCAGCTGATTGCCAATGCCTTGCATCGACACCACTCGGACGCAAATCAAGTGGAGCACAATCGCCTCGATCGACAGACTGCATTACGTCATGCGTTTTACATTCATCCAGAGGCGATCCAGAAAATACACAATAAATCGATCGTCGTATTTGACGATGTCATGACCACCGGCTCAACCTTGCAGGAGATCGCTACCCTGCTGAAGGATAATGGGGCACGTTCCGTGGTGAATTGGGTTGTATTGCGCACCTTAAGGCCCCAAACACGGATTCATTCTAAGGATCTAAGCGATGTTTAATGTTGTTTTGTTCGAGCCTGAAATTCCGCCCAACACGGGCAATATCATTCGCTTGTGCGCCAACACTGGGGCAACGTTACATCTGATCGAGCCCTTGGGCTTTCCGCTGGAAGATACCAAATTGCGCAGGGCTGGCCTTGACTATCATGAATTCGCCAACCTCCTGGTCTATAAAAACTGGGCTGACTTTTTAGACAAAACCAAGCCCGATCCAAAGCACTTATTTGCACTCACCACCAAAGGTAAGGCTAGCTTTGCTGAGGCGCGCTTTACTGCAAACGACTATTTTGTTTTTGGTTCCGAAACCAAAGGGATCAGTGATGAAGTACGCAATGCCATCCCCGAGCAAAACCGAGTACGACTACCCATGCAGGAAAATAGTCGTAGCCTCAATTTATCGAACAGCGTCGCTATCTTGGTATATGAGGCCTGGCGACAAAATGGCTTTGCGGGCGGGGCCTAAAAACCGAATTCAATGTTCTGGTTTTGGCTCGCGGCCCATTAATTTTTGCACTGCCTGCTGCGCCGTAATTTGACCGGAAAGAACGTCGCACATATTGCTGGTAATCGGCATATCCACATTGAGGCGCTTTGCTAAATCAGCAACTGCAGCTGCACACAAAACACCCTCCGCGACATGACCTAAATTACTCAACACGTTTTGTAGCGATTGTCCCGCAGCCAGCAATAGTCCAACGCGACGATTGCGCGATAAATCACCCGTTGCGGTCAAAATCAGATCTCCTACACCCGTCAAGCCCATGCAGGTCTCAGGCTTTCCGCCAGCAGCTTTTACCAGCCGCATCATTTCTGCAAGGCCGCGAGTTAATACTGCAGCGCGTGCATTAAGACCCAAGCCAAGACCATCACCGATACCAGCTGCAATTGCCATAATGTTTTTTACGGCGCCGCCAAGCTCTACGCCAATCAAATCATCGCTGGCATAAATGCGCATATTGCCATGATGAAAAGCGGCCTGAACTGCTTGACACAATGCGGTTGATTTGCTGGCTACGGTTAAAGCACATGGCAGGCCACGCGCAACCTCATTGGCAAAGCTAGGGCCTGAAACAACACCCACCGCATGGGCAATGCCACGACTGTATTTGGCTAACTCCCGCTCAACCACTTGATGTGGCAGAAGCGCCGTAATCGGCTCTAAGCCTTTACACAGCCACACGATATTCAAGGGGTGCGCTGCTTGCTGCAAAACGCAAGCAATCGTTTCAGATAAGCCGGACATTGGCGTCGCAATCACAAGCAAATCACTTGGGCGCAAGAGCGCTAAAGTACGCTTTAAATCAGAGTCCACCTGCAACGCAGTTGGCAAAGCAATATCAGGAAGGTAACGCTGATTCTGATGCTCCGCCTGCATTACTTTTGCTTGCTCAGCACTGCGGGCCCAAAGCCTGACTGAGCCTGGTGGCAAATGCTGTGCCGCTTGGGCGGCCATGGCAGTGCCCCATGCGCCGGCCCCGAGTAGTGTCACATTCATAGTGAGTGACTTGCCCTGGGTTTAGTTGGGCAAAATAATTTTGCTTTCCTGAGCTGCTTCCTTGCCATCGCTTCCAACAGAGCCTTGAGCTTGCAATAAGCGCTGCTGATATAGGCTGTGGAAATTAATTTCATTCAGGTGAATCGGCTGAAAGCCAGCGCGACTCACAATGTCGGCCACATTGGAACGCAAATAGGGGAACAAAATGGTGGGGCAAGTTACGCCGAGCATGGGATCAACCTGTTCCGGTGGAATAAGAACAAAGTGAAAAATACCAGCTTGCTTTGCTTCAACCAAAAACAGAACCTTGCCATCGACGCGTGCAGTCAAGGTTGCAATCAAGGCCACCTCAAAAATACCTTCAGCCAATGGGTCAACGGCGATATCAATTTCCATCTGAATCTGCGGCTCTTCTTGCACCAGCAAAATAGCAGGGGCATTAGGCTGCTCAAGCGATAGATCCTTCAGGTAAATCCGTTGAATATTGAAGCTCGGTTCTACTGCTTCGCCGGCTCCGTCTTTTGGGGATGCTGTTTGCTCGCTCATACAGAACTTTCTCGTTAAAAAATTAGATTGGGTCAGCTAATAAAGCATCCAACTTACCTGCGCGATCAAGCGCAGCCAAGTCGTCATAGCCGCCAACGTGATGATCACCAATGTAAATTTGTGGCACGGTACGGCGTCCAGTTCGGGCCATCATGGTCTCACGCTGCGCGGGCTCGAGGTCAATCAGAATTTTTTCTAATTGCGCCACTCCTTTTTTTTGCAATAGCTTTTCAGCCATTACGCAGTAAGGGCAAACGCGGGTGCTGTACATGAGAACGGAGGGCATCACTTAGCCTTTAGCCAATGGTAGTCCAGCCGTAGTCCACGCCTGCATGCCGCCATCGAGGTTTTTCACCTCTGCAAATCCAGCCGACTGCAGCGCTTTAATCGGGCCACGTGAGGCCACATTGCTTTGGCAAACCACAATCACGGGTAACTTACGATCCAGTTTGAGCTTATCGATACCAGAGGCAATTTGATCCTCTGCAATGCGCTTTGCATTGGGCAAGTGCCCAGCCTGAAAATCAGCTTCTGGGCGAACATCTACAATTTGCGCCTTTTTCCGATTGATCCACGTGGTGGCTTCGGTTGGCGAAAGTCCGCCCCCCATAATTAGCGTTGATAATGTAGGCAGAAATAGCGCTACGCCTGTAACCAATACGAGCGCAATAAGCGCCATATTTTCGATTTGCATTAAAAAGTTCATCCTTAGATTATAGAATGGCTCTATGAAACAACTTGTCCTTATCCGCCATGGTGAATCTGCCTGGAACCTTGAAAACCGCTTCACTGGCTGGGCCGATGTCGATTTAACCCAAAAAGGCATCGATCAGGCCATCGCAGCAGGCAAAAGCCTGAAAAAAGCGGGCTATGAGTTTGATATTGCATATACCTCCGTTTTGCGCCGCGCCATCCGTACGCTTTGGTACATTCAAGATGAAATGAACTTGATGTGGATTCCAGTGGTGCACAGTTGGCGCCTAAATGAGCGGCATTACGGCGCCCTGACTGGCCTCAATAAGGCCGAAACCGCAGCTAAATACGGCGATGAGCAGGTGCATATTTGGCGTCGCTCCTTTGACATTCGCCCTCCCTTACTAGACCTGAACGATGAGCGCAACAGCCACGGCGATCGCCGCTATACCAAGCTAGAGCAGGGTGATATTCCCTTGGGTGAGTGCCTGAAAGATACGATTGATCGGGTTATGCCCCTGTGGAACGAATCGATCGCACCTGCACTCAAGCTGGGCAAACGGGTTGTTTTGGTTGCCCACGGCAATAGCATCCGCTCGCTGATTAAATTCTTGGATGGAACCTCTGAAACCGACATCATGGAGGTCAATGTGCCCAACGGCAAACCCCTCGTCTATGAATTGGATGATGATTTGAAGCCGAAACAGCATTTTTACCTAGACTAGAGCAAAATAGGCGACATACTTAATCCAGTACCAAAAACACCCTATCGCCCACATGCGCCATTTATTTAAAAGCCTTGCTCTTGTTTCTGTTGGTCTGATCGCCGGCGTTGCCGCGACCATCCAGTTTTCTGCCACAGCGCAACAAGGCACCACAACGCTACCGCTCGATGAGCTACGCACACTATCCAATGTGTTTTCTCAAATCAAGCGAGAGTACGTTGAACCAATCGAAGACAAGCAATTACTGACCGATGCCGTAAAAGGCATGGTGAGCAGTTTGGATCCGCATTCTTCGTATTTGGATAAAAAAGATTTCTCAGAAATGCAAGAGCAGACTGCGGGTAAGTTTGCTGGGCTTGGTATTGAAATTACCTCCGAAGATGGTTTGGTAAAAGTGCTCAATCCAATTGAGGACAGTCCTGCAGCGCGTGCTGGACTTCAAGCGGGTGACTTAATCACGCGCCTGGACGACAAGCCCGTTCGTGGCATGTCATTGGATAAAGCAGTGCGCACCATGCGCGGCAAACCAGGAACAAAAATTACGCTGACCATTTTTAGAAAAAGTGAAGAGCGCAGTTTTCCAGTGACGATCACCCGCGCTGAAATCAAAGTGCAGTCGATCAAAACCAAAATTGTCGATCAAGATATTGCATGGGTGCGCATTACCAGCTTTCAAGAACGGACTGTTCCCGATTTAGCAAAGAAGCTCAGTGAAATTGCCGAGAAAAATCCCAATTTAAAAGGCGTTATCTTGGATTTAAGGAACAACGGTGGCGGCTTACTACAAGGGGCTGTTGGGGTTGCGGCAGCCTTCCTGCCAGCTAATTCTGTAATTGTTTCAACCAAGGGTCAGGCGCCTGATTCCACCCAAATTTTCAATGCGACGCCTTCGATGTATCGCCTCAGCGAAGCAGGCGATCCTTTGGCATCGGTTCCTCCATTATTTAAGAAGGTCCCGATGGTCGTTCTGGTTAATGCCTTCTCCGCTTCTGCATCTGAGATCGTCGCTGGAGCGCTCCAAGATTACAAGCGGGCCACCATTATTGGTAAGACTACCTTTGGCAAAGGCTCAGTGCAAACCGTTCGCCCACTCTCGAATGACTCTGCGCTGAAGATCACAACTGCCTATTACTACACGCCAAAGGGGCGATCGATTCAAGCCTTTGGCATTAAGCCCGATATCGCAGTAGATCAAAACAAAGAGGGTGACCCGGATGACGTTTTAATTACGCGCGAAATTGATAGTGAGAAACACCTGCGCAATAAACAATCCTCGGAAGAAAAATTAATCTTGGATCGCCAAAAACGCCGTATCGAAGAATTGCAGCGCATTGAAGAAAAGAATGCCAACAAGACTCCAGAAGAGCGTGAAAAAGACAAGTCCAAAAAACCCGTTGAGTTGGGCGGTCCGGATGACTTCATGCTGCAGCAAGCCGTTGCCTTCATCGATGGCAAAGAAGTACAGCGCTCGGCTTCCAAGCTCGAATAAGCTGAGGCCATGAACGACGAGCAGTTACTGCGCTACTCCAGGCACTTACTGCTGGATGAAATTGACCTAGCGGGGCAAGAAAAACTACTCAAGTCCCACGTCCTAGTCATTGGGGCTGGCGGTTTAGGTTCCGCCGCCGCGCCCTACTTGGCCGCAGCCGGCATTGGCACTATCACCCTAATGGATTTTGATGCCGTTGAATTAACCAACTTGCAGCGCCAAATCATGCACGCCCAACATAGCGTGGGTAGTAGCAAGGTGGATTCAGGCAAGCGTTTTCTTGAAGCGCTTAATCCAAGCATCCGCGTTATTCCACTGCAAGAGCGCGCCACTGCTAGTAACCTGACTTCCATTTTGCCTTCCATTGATGTGGTTTTGGATTGCACTGACAACTTCGCTACCCGTCAGGTAATCAATGCGGCCTGCGCCCAGCATCGCGTCGCCTTGGTATCCGGGTCGGCGTTACGCCTGGACGGCCAACTGAGCGTATTTGATGTTAAGCGTGCTGACTCGCCTTGCTATGCCTGTATCTTTCCGCCCGACGAAGCACCAGAGGAAATCAATTGCGCCACCATGGGGGTCTTCTCCCCTTTGGTTGGCATTATTGGGACGATGCAGGCAGCGCAAGCACTGCAAGTACTGATTGGTTTTGGTAGTCCTTTGATAGGACGCTTGCTGTTATGGAATGCGCGCAATACCCAAATTGAAACGATTCAAATTAGCCGCAACCCCGATTGTCCAGTCTGCGGCCAGCGACACCCCGCATAAATCAATTCGCAATTAGGCTGCGGCGAGCGCCGCCAGTGCATCTGCCTGCTCAGCGGGATCAATTGCGCTCAGTACAGCAGCGGTTGGTGCTTTCAATTTATTGACATCGGCGCTGAGGATCTCGCGCTTAACCAATAGCAACTGACTAAAGTGCATCGAGAAATCCGTTAAGCCCATACCTAGCAATAGTTTAGTTAAGGTTGGGTCACCTGCCATCTCGCCGCATACCGCAATCGGGATGCCTGCCTGATTTGCTTGCTGAATAATATTCGCCAGCAAATTAAGGATCGCAGGATGGTATGGATCATACAAATGGGCTACCGCATGATCTGCACGATCAATCGCCAATGTGTACTGAATCAAATCATTCGTACCAATCGATAAAAAATCAAAGTGCCGAATAAATAAAGGCAATACTAAGGCGGCGGCTGGAATCTCGATCATCGCCCCAATTTGAATATTGGGGTTAAACAACTGATTGCGCTGTTGCAGCTGGGCCTTGGCTTTTTCAAGTAAGCGCAAGGTCTCACTAATTTCTTTGGCATGCGCCAGCATTGGAATCATGATCCGCGCTTGGCCATGTGCAGAGGCCCGCAAAATCGCCCTCAGCTGGGTCAAGAATATCTCTGGCTCAGTCAGGGACCACCGAATCGCCCGCAAGCCCAGCGGGGACGTGCCGGTTTGCGACAGGTCACTACCCGAACCCAAGGCTTTGTCAGCACCCACATCGATGGTTCGAATATTGACCGGCAGACCATGCATGGCCTCAATGACACGGCGGTACTCTAAATACTGCTGCTCCTCACCCGGAAGCGCTTCTTTGCGATTCATAAAGAGAAATTCAGAACGAAATAAACCAACACCTACCGCACCAAATTCAACTGCTTGCTTCGCATCTTCCGGTAATTCAATATTGGCCAAGAGTTCAATTTGAACGCCATCGCGCGTCTTGGTATCGGAATACTTAATTTGCTGTAACTTCTGCGCCTCTGCAAGCTCACTTTGCTGTAAGTCGCGGTAGTCTGCCAACAACCGATCGCTGGGAGAAACCACCACGACACCGCGGTCACCATCGAGTACTAGCCAATCGCCGTGACGAATAATCTCGCTGGCATGGCGCGCCCCCACAACTGCCGGAATTTCCATACTGCGGGCCACAATCGCGGTGTGCGAGGTACGGCCACCAAGGTCCGTAACAAAGCCTTTAAATGCATAGTCCTTAAAGCGCAACATGTCATGCGGCGCAATATCATGGGCCACAATGATGGCATCAACCCCAGCATCGGTCGGCGCCAAAAAGTCAGGCTGGGACAGTCCATCTTTATGTTGTGAGTGCAGCGCTTTTAAAACGCGCTCTGCCACCTGCCGAATGTCGTGGGCACGCTCTTTCAGATAAGGGTCTTCGATTTCGGCAAATTGCTCTAGCAAATCGTTTAGCTCGGTCGTTAAAGCCCACGCCGCATTGAGTCGTTCCGTCCGGATCAACTTCAACGGCTTTTCAGCCAAAGTAGGGTCAGCCAAAATCATGCTGTGGACATCCAAAAACGCAGCCATTTCTTGTGGCGCATCTTTCGGCAATCCCCCGCGCAGGGTAGTTAATTCGGACTGGACCTGCTTAAAGGCTGCATGCAATCGTTCGGCTTCTGCCTCTTCTTGCCCAGGATCGATTAAGTGGTGACTAACCTCAAGCGCCGCCCTAGAGATCAGCACGGCTCGGCCAATGGCAATGCCCTTGGATACCGGTATGCCGTGCAATGAAAAGGTCACGGTTTACTCGCCCTCACCGAAGCGATCATTAATCAATGCGGTAATGGCCTGCATGGCCTCTTCTGAATCGGTGCCGATGGTTTCCAGGGTTACGGTGCTGCCAATGCCTGCGGCCAGCATCATCACGCCCATAATGCTCTTGGCATTGATTTGACGGCTACCTTTACTCAGCAATACTTCGCACTGGTATTGCGCAGCGAGTTGCGATAGCTTGGCCGATGCCCTGGCATGAAGCCCGAGTTTATTGATGATGGTGATTTCAGCGACTGGCATAACTAATCCTGTACCTCGGTAGTTTCTACATTGGCGACACCGCCTAAACGCAAGATACCATTTTGACCGCCCTGCAGTGTTTTTTGGGTCAAGGCATCCAGCGCATCGTCTTTATAAGATACTGCGCGCATGAGCATGGGCAGATTAAGGCCAGCCAAAATTTGGACTTTTAATTTCATGCCCGAGTTATTTTGCTGCGTCATCAGGCGCGAAGCAACGTTCGCTGGGGTTGCGCCCATCACGTCCGTTAAGACTAAAAGCTCGCCATGCGTTTCCACTGCCTTGGCAGCAGCCAATACCCGCTCGAAACTAATTTTGGCATCCTCATGCGCTGGAATATCAACCGCCTGAATGTGCTCTGGTATCGAGCCATACACATGCTCAGCAAAGCTCAGCATAGCGCTTGCTATCGGGGTGTGGGCAATGATCAGAATTCCGGCCATATCAGTGCAAGGCTTTTTCTAAAGCGCGCAGCCAGATGGCAGCGACATCGCAATCGGTCTGCTCGGTAATTTCTACAAAACACGTTGGGCTGGTCACATTAATTTCCGTTAGGTAGCCGCCAATTAAGTCTAAGCCTACCAAGAAAAGTCCTTTTTGCCAAAGCAGCGGTGCCAAGTATTGCGCTACCTTCATTTCCTGGGGGGTCAACGGCATGGCCACACCCTTACCGCCGGCCGCTAAGTTACCGCGAATCTCTTTACCCTGGGGAATGCGCGCTAAGGCATAGGGAACGACTTCACCAGCGATGAGCAAAACGCGTTTATCGCCCTGTGCAATCTCTGGCAAAAAGCGTTGAACCATTAAAGTACGCGCGCCATTCTCGCCGAGGGTTTCAACAATGCTGGCTAAATTAAGGCCATCACTTCCTACCCGAAATACTCCCATGCCGCCCATACCATCCAGGGGCTTAATCACAATATCCGAATACTTTGCATGAAATGCCTCCACCTCAGCAAGGTCTCGCGTGACTAAGGTGGGGGGAATCAAATCAGGGTACTCGGTAATGGAGAGTTTCTCAGAATGCTCCCGAATCGCCCCAGGCTGATTAAAGACGCGCGCGCCCTGACGAACAGCCGCGGAGAGAAGCCAGGTGGTGTTGAGGTACTCGATATCGAACGGTGGATCTTTGCGCATCAACACAGCAGAAAAATCGGACACTCGGCGTGACTCGATTGCGCCCACTTCAAACCAGGATGTACTGCTAGGCTTAATCGCTAGCGGCCTGCAGTCAGCTACGACGCTATTGTCTTTCCAAACAATACCGCGCGTTTCCACAAACCACAGGCGATGCCCTGCCCCTTGGGCGGCGCGCATCATTGCCAGCGTTGAGTCCTTCTGTATCGCGAAGGAATCCAAGGGGTCGGCAATGAATAAAAAATCCAAGGGAATATCTCGGTAGCTTTACTTATGCCACTTCTGCGTTGGGGTCAGTACGCTCTAACTCGAGCGAAGACGCCAATAAAGCAAGGCGGGCCACTACACCATATAAATAGAATCGATTGGGAGCAGCGCTACCGGGTTTTGCGTGGTAATCCGGCATGGCATTTTGCTCGAATGCCAAGGGCACAAAATGCATACCAGGTGCATTGAGATTCTCATCGGGACCTCGGTCTGTATGAAC is a window from the Polynucleobacter difficilis genome containing:
- a CDS encoding ComF family protein, encoding MHFLHTLFTHLLPTACIVCTRHQTEMLCHACFAFLENQSLFHYPCCIRCGVDLDDYNTEEGQCKACLLHAPAFDRTHCLDRYDGVLQNAMHQLKYQRRLAIADALAFAWNRLALPHLNTSEAAVLLPVPLSTQKLNHRGFNQSWEIARRIRLPPSFQLIANALHRHHSDANQVEHNRLDRQTALRHAFYIHPEAIQKIHNKSIVVFDDVMTTGSTLQEIATLLKDNGARSVVNWVVLRTLRPQTRIHSKDLSDV
- the trmL gene encoding tRNA (uridine(34)/cytosine(34)/5-carboxymethylaminomethyluridine(34)-2'-O)-methyltransferase TrmL, translating into MFNVVLFEPEIPPNTGNIIRLCANTGATLHLIEPLGFPLEDTKLRRAGLDYHEFANLLVYKNWADFLDKTKPDPKHLFALTTKGKASFAEARFTANDYFVFGSETKGISDEVRNAIPEQNRVRLPMQENSRSLNLSNSVAILVYEAWRQNGFAGGA
- a CDS encoding NAD(P)H-dependent glycerol-3-phosphate dehydrogenase yields the protein MNVTLLGAGAWGTAMAAQAAQHLPPGSVRLWARSAEQAKVMQAEHQNQRYLPDIALPTALQVDSDLKRTLALLRPSDLLVIATPMSGLSETIACVLQQAAHPLNIVWLCKGLEPITALLPHQVVERELAKYSRGIAHAVGVVSGPSFANEVARGLPCALTVASKSTALCQAVQAAFHHGNMRIYASDDLIGVELGGAVKNIMAIAAGIGDGLGLGLNARAAVLTRGLAEMMRLVKAAGGKPETCMGLTGVGDLILTATGDLSRNRRVGLLLAAGQSLQNVLSNLGHVAEGVLCAAAVADLAKRLNVDMPITSNMCDVLSGQITAQQAVQKLMGREPKPEH
- the secB gene encoding protein-export chaperone SecB: MSEQTASPKDGAGEAVEPSFNIQRIYLKDLSLEQPNAPAILLVQEEPQIQMEIDIAVDPLAEGIFEVALIATLTARVDGKVLFLVEAKQAGIFHFVLIPPEQVDPMLGVTCPTILFPYLRSNVADIVSRAGFQPIHLNEINFHSLYQQRLLQAQGSVGSDGKEAAQESKIILPN
- the grxC gene encoding glutaredoxin 3, producing MPSVLMYSTRVCPYCVMAEKLLQKKGVAQLEKILIDLEPAQRETMMARTGRRTVPQIYIGDHHVGGYDDLAALDRAGKLDALLADPI
- a CDS encoding rhodanese-like domain-containing protein; translation: MQIENMALIALVLVTGVALFLPTLSTLIMGGGLSPTEATTWINRKKAQIVDVRPEADFQAGHLPNAKRIAEDQIASGIDKLKLDRKLPVIVVCQSNVASRGPIKALQSAGFAEVKNLDGGMQAWTTAGLPLAKG
- the gpmA gene encoding 2,3-diphosphoglycerate-dependent phosphoglycerate mutase, whose translation is MKQLVLIRHGESAWNLENRFTGWADVDLTQKGIDQAIAAGKSLKKAGYEFDIAYTSVLRRAIRTLWYIQDEMNLMWIPVVHSWRLNERHYGALTGLNKAETAAKYGDEQVHIWRRSFDIRPPLLDLNDERNSHGDRRYTKLEQGDIPLGECLKDTIDRVMPLWNESIAPALKLGKRVVLVAHGNSIRSLIKFLDGTSETDIMEVNVPNGKPLVYELDDDLKPKQHFYLD
- a CDS encoding S41 family peptidase gives rise to the protein MRHLFKSLALVSVGLIAGVAATIQFSATAQQGTTTLPLDELRTLSNVFSQIKREYVEPIEDKQLLTDAVKGMVSSLDPHSSYLDKKDFSEMQEQTAGKFAGLGIEITSEDGLVKVLNPIEDSPAARAGLQAGDLITRLDDKPVRGMSLDKAVRTMRGKPGTKITLTIFRKSEERSFPVTITRAEIKVQSIKTKIVDQDIAWVRITSFQERTVPDLAKKLSEIAEKNPNLKGVILDLRNNGGGLLQGAVGVAAAFLPANSVIVSTKGQAPDSTQIFNATPSMYRLSEAGDPLASVPPLFKKVPMVVLVNAFSASASEIVAGALQDYKRATIIGKTTFGKGSVQTVRPLSNDSALKITTAYYYTPKGRSIQAFGIKPDIAVDQNKEGDPDDVLITREIDSEKHLRNKQSSEEKLILDRQKRRIEELQRIEEKNANKTPEEREKDKSKKPVELGGPDDFMLQQAVAFIDGKEVQRSASKLE
- a CDS encoding HesA/MoeB/ThiF family protein is translated as MNDEQLLRYSRHLLLDEIDLAGQEKLLKSHVLVIGAGGLGSAAAPYLAAAGIGTITLMDFDAVELTNLQRQIMHAQHSVGSSKVDSGKRFLEALNPSIRVIPLQERATASNLTSILPSIDVVLDCTDNFATRQVINAACAQHRVALVSGSALRLDGQLSVFDVKRADSPCYACIFPPDEAPEEINCATMGVFSPLVGIIGTMQAAQALQVLIGFGSPLIGRLLLWNARNTQIETIQISRNPDCPVCGQRHPA
- the ptsP gene encoding phosphoenolpyruvate--protein phosphotransferase, which codes for MTFSLHGIPVSKGIAIGRAVLISRAALEVSHHLIDPGQEEAEAERLHAAFKQVQSELTTLRGGLPKDAPQEMAAFLDVHSMILADPTLAEKPLKLIRTERLNAAWALTTELNDLLEQFAEIEDPYLKERAHDIRQVAERVLKALHSQHKDGLSQPDFLAPTDAGVDAIIVAHDIAPHDMLRFKDYAFKGFVTDLGGRTSHTAIVARSMEIPAVVGARHASEIIRHGDWLVLDGDRGVVVVSPSDRLLADYRDLQQSELAEAQKLQQIKYSDTKTRDGVQIELLANIELPEDAKQAVEFGAVGVGLFRSEFLFMNRKEALPGEEQQYLEYRRVIEAMHGLPVNIRTIDVGADKALGSGSDLSQTGTSPLGLRAIRWSLTEPEIFLTQLRAILRASAHGQARIMIPMLAHAKEISETLRLLEKAKAQLQQRNQLFNPNIQIGAMIEIPAAALVLPLFIRHFDFLSIGTNDLIQYTLAIDRADHAVAHLYDPYHPAILNLLANIIQQANQAGIPIAVCGEMAGDPTLTKLLLGMGLTDFSMHFSQLLLVKREILSADVNKLKAPTAAVLSAIDPAEQADALAALAAA
- a CDS encoding HPr family phosphocarrier protein; the encoded protein is MPVAEITIINKLGLHARASAKLSQLAAQYQCEVLLSKGSRQINAKSIMGVMMLAAGIGSTVTLETIGTDSEEAMQAITALINDRFGEGE
- a CDS encoding PTS sugar transporter subunit IIA, whose amino-acid sequence is MAGILIIAHTPIASAMLSFAEHVYGSIPEHIQAVDIPAHEDAKISFERVLAAAKAVETHGELLVLTDVMGATPANVASRLMTQQNNSGMKLKVQILAGLNLPMLMRAVSYKDDALDALTQKTLQGGQNGILRLGGVANVETTEVQD
- the gshB gene encoding glutathione synthase; this encodes MDFLFIADPLDSFAIQKDSTLAMMRAAQGAGHRLWFVETRGIVWKDNSVVADCRPLAIKPSSTSWFEVGAIESRRVSDFSAVLMRKDPPFDIEYLNTTWLLSAAVRQGARVFNQPGAIREHSEKLSITEYPDLIPPTLVTRDLAEVEAFHAKYSDIVIKPLDGMGGMGVFRVGSDGLNLASIVETLGENGARTLMVQRFLPEIAQGDKRVLLIAGEVVPYALARIPQGKEIRGNLAAGGKGVAMPLTPQEMKVAQYLAPLLWQKGLFLVGLDLIGGYLTEINVTSPTCFVEITEQTDCDVAAIWLRALEKALH